The following nucleotide sequence is from Anopheles stephensi strain Indian chromosome 3, UCI_ANSTEP_V1.0, whole genome shotgun sequence.
GGTCGATAGTGAAAATCGCTCGCCAGTGACGAAGGAGAAAAGCCCGATTAACCCGCAGCGCACCACAGCACAGAAAGGCCACGTAACAGTGCGTAATCAATAATGGTGAAGGAAACGGGATTTTACGACGTGCTCGGGGTGAAGCCTGGCTGCTCCCCGGAGGACCTGAAAAAGGCGTACAGAAAGCTCGCGATGAAGTACCATCCGGACAAAAACCCGAACGAGGGCGAGCGCTTCAAGCAAATTTCGATGGCGTACGAGGTGCTCTCGGATCCGGAAAAGAAAGCGATCTATGACGAGGGTGGCGAGGCTGCCATCAAGCAGGGTGGTGCGGGTGGTGGCGGTTTCCACAGCCCGATGGACATCTTCGACGTGCTGATTAACGGTGGCATGGGCAGCAGAAGGGAGCAGCGCGGCCAGGACCTGGTGCACCGACTGTTCGTGACGCTCGAGGAGCTGTACAGTGGCGCGACCCGGAAGCTGTCCCTGCAAAAGAGCGTTATCTGTGATGGGTGCGATGGCATCGGCGGCAAGAAGGGTACGGTGCACAAGTGTGCTCCCTGCAACGGTACGGGCATCGTGACGAAGGTGCACCACATCATGCCCGGGTTCATGCAGCATAACAAAGTGCCGTGCCGCGCCTGCCAGGGACAGGGCGAGGTGTTTGACGAGAAACACAAATGCAAAAAGTGCGACGGCCAGAAGAAGGTGCGCGACAAGAAGATACTGGACGTACACATCGAGAAGGGTATGCAGAACGGGCAGAAGATTACATTCAACGGCGAGGGTGACCAGGAACCGGGCCTGCAGCCGGGCGACATTGTGATAACGCTGGCCGAGAAGACCCATCCGGTTTTCAGGCGCTCGGGCAAGGATTTGCTGATGGAGATGCGGTTGGAGCTGTCGGAGGCGTTGTGCGGCTTCCAGAAGGTGATTACCACGCTGGACAACCGGAGTCTGGTCATCACCTCGCAGCCCGGCGAGGTCATCAAGCATTCGGCCTTCAAATGCATCATGGACGAGGGCATGCCGCAGTGGAAGAATCCGTTCGAGAAGGGGCGGCTCATCATCCAGTTCCGCGTCGTGTTTCCGGACTCGCTGCCGGGCGATGCAGCCAAGCTGCTGGAACAATGTCTGCCCCCGAAACCCGCCGAGGAAATCCCGCAGGACGTGGAGATGGTGGAGCTGGTCGAGCTGGATCCGGAGCATACGAACCGCAACCAATACAAGAACGCGTACGAAGAGGACGAGGAAGACGGTGGCACTCCGGGCGTAAGGATTCAGCAGTGTTCCACGAGCTAAATGCCTCCCAGCCCCAGCTCGACCTCCTCTTGCAACATCGTGGTGCGGCtctaggtgtgtgtgtgtgtgtgcgtgtgtgttgttacCGTGTGAGGGAGAGGTGTTGCATCATGTACAGCGCGCTTTCTGTATTCCGACTGCGACCATAGGGCTGCGCGTCGTGTGTTTCTTGCATTGCAGCACACACAACCAACAACCAGCGTATCCTTGAATGCATCTCAGAAagtgtgggtgtgtgcgtgcgtgcgtgcgtgcggaCAGAAAGGACGGACGGAGCAAGCTCGTCACTTTAATAGACAGCATAAGGTGAACAAATTGATAGTTACTGTCACAACAACACATGCGACAGCACACGAACAGCAGAACGAGgggaaacacaaaaacacatccaaCCTAACAGAAGCTTACGCAAAAGCAAAGAGGTATTCCTTTTAGTGGAATTCATTACAATAAATTATTAGCACATCTATCCGGATTAAaggtaaaaaagaaacactcacacacataacGCAACCAAACTCAACCCAACTTTGCGCTTCTTACTGCGAACGAAATGAGAACCAAACCCAATGCCAGCGGGAGAACAGATTGATTGAACGAAAACGGGAAGAAGTTTGGCGGTGATGTTTTAGAAAAGAAGGCGTGGAAGGTCAAGATGAAGGAATTGCTTCGCTTTAAGGGAAATCGCATGGAGGATGTGTGCAGTAGGCGACCAAAACAAATTCTCCTAGATATGCACCGACGGGAACGCCGCACACAGTAGACGGCGACACAACacctcctccttctcctcctctTATATTCGCTTCACTGCTCCTCCACTACTGCAGACTGCACCTTTCAGTACGACACCCATTCCTCAACTCACTCAGTAGGCTATGAAGACAACCGAGAAAGACATGTCCCAAACCTAATCGATTGGTAAAGTAACGTGTGGTGGGAAGCTGCGATGCGAACAGAAGAAAAGTGCTACCGTAACTATAGTCCGGAAATTATTTATACTCTCCATCTAATGACGGCCGACCTTGACCTTCCTTCATCTTCGACTTCTCCCGCCGGGCTGTCATCCGGCCATGCGTTCCGTCTCAAGGTGGTTTATAATCCCAAAGCCTCACACGAGGGGGTTCTAACATTATGGTTTAAAATAGTTGCTTTTCCTTCCTGCTCCACCGCCACCTCCTTCCTccctgctgcagcagctggtgtaatgatgatgatgatggtgagcgTATGTAAAATAGGTACATATTCGAATATTTCCCTGTACGTGTTTCAtatgaacgaaacgaaataaaatttcatgtagcaaaaaacaagaaccCACTGCGCGGCGATGCGTAATGCTTAGTCATCGCGAGCTTCGTCGTTCGCATGGCGGTTGCTGGTGTGCAAGgaaagaattttattttttttcaccaCCCTTGGTAGTTGTTGCTGATGGTGATATAACATTGCTTCACTCGCTCGGTGCACCCGCTTTCGTCAtgattgtttgccttttttcctttgttaACATTTCTAATGATGAGGAAGGCAAATGAAGAGAGACAATTGTAGAGCTAACCTCACTTTTAATGTgtattgtattttttgttttccatttttaggATGGAACTAACAAATGCCGTATCGATTAAACATGTTTTACGCTGTGTATGCTATTTTAAGTTTACGTGCATTGCTTTTTTATTAGCAACTAAAGAcagaagcagcaaacaaacgaaagcGGCAGTGACGACTAGATTACACTTTTGCTTAGATAAATCTCGCTCTTCCACAAGTGTCGACTCCATACGATCGTCTAACCCGACGCCGCCTGGGATGATCGGTTAGCTGCTGGGGTAGGCGAAGTTGCTGCTTGCTGATCTGTCGTAAAAATAACAATATCCTTATTGTTATTCATACGTAGGATCCGCTGTCAGGAAACGGCAGCCGTTCCGGTTAGTGTGCCCGTCCATTTCTCGCTCACCGCCCACAACCACTTCGCTACTCGATCGTCCTTTGCCTGTTCCGCCACCTCTTTCGGTGCACAATCGCTAAAGTACTGTCCGCTAACCTTTTCCAGATCCGGATCGAGTGCCGCATATACGGTGGTTTGTGCACCGTACAGTGGTGATTTCAGGAAGGGCCACACGAACGGTCGCACGAACAGACCCGAAAACCAACTGTTAAAAATGCCCATATGACGCATCAGCTCCGTATCGACGATACCCGGATGGAGTGCGTTCACCGTCACACCCGTACCCTCGAGCCGGCGGGCCAGCTCGCGCGTAAACAGCACATTGGCCAGCTTGCTTTGCTCGTACGCTTTGGCTTCGTCGTACGATTTGGTGCTGTTCAGATCGTCCAGCGCAATTTGCCCTCGCGTGTGGGCCAAGCTGGACACCACCACGATACGGCTGGGTGCGCTTAGCTTCAGCGTATCGAGCAGCAGATTCGTGAGCAAAAAGTGTCCCATATGGTTAACGCCAAGCTGCAGCTCGATGCCCTCTTTGGTGAGTGTGCGTGGGCAACGCATCACGCCCGCATTGTTGATGAGAATGTCCAACCGTTGCTGTTCAGATTTGAATCTACAAAAGGGAGGGAATCAATATCGTTACATAACAATGACCCATTCCCGTCCGTTCGAACGGACGGTGCCGAATGCTTACTGCTTCACAAACTGCCGGATGGATTGCATCGAAGCCAGGTCACACTCGCGACAGTACACGAGCGGATTTCGCGTGTCCAGCACAATCTCCTCACGTGCTTCTTCACATTTTTTCATATCCCGACAGGCCATATACACATGGGCACCGCGGCGCGCCAGGTAATGGGCCGTTTCCTTACCGATACCGGTATTTGCTCCGGTAATGATGACAACCTTTCCATCGGCTCGTACATTCTTTTCGAACACAGCGCCCTGCATACGATCCCTACGAGCAAATGGATTCAGTGTTTTATGCGGCGGAATGTTTCATCGTTTCAGATGCACCGTCATACTTACTTGAGCAAAACAACGCCACCGAGCAGAGTGCCGATTGCACTACCGGTCAGAATTAATTTATTGCGAAATATTGACATACTTTCCACCTTGTTTGTGATGCGCTGAATGGAAGCAATTGTCCTAATTTTAATTCATATTTCAGCGATCGTAAATTCTGGAAATGTCCCACGGTGGAGTGTGCAAAAtcgattgatttttgtttacatCTCGAGCTTTCGATGGGTGCCAGTGTTGCCAGTGGCTGTTGTTCGTTCAATAGTTTGACGCAACTTAACGAATGCGTCAAATAGCACGCGGACGATATTTGAAAAAATCGTTGTAATTTTAATGTTCAATGTTTCCATTTTAATAAACTTATACAAATATCGGGAAGTAAATGAATATTAAAATGCATAAGTCCTTAATTATTCATGTAATGATCAAATTACATCGGAATATATCGATATTTTCGTAAGTTTCGCCACCAAAGCTTACCATAAAATGACGATAAGAGTACGCAGTCTGAACACTTTATGTATTTAACATCGTTACGTTTTTTGCTCTTTCTAGCTCTGTACAAATGCTAGCATCAGTTTAGCTACACCAATTCTGCTTTACCATTTAAATGCACAATCGTAGTCATATGCAGATGGCATAGTTATAGATTCCCCCGACGGTCCTGTACCAAACTTTACGATGATGATCTGCTTTGAAGAACTTTCCGCATGCTCGAGAACATATTGGGCAAGATGGCAACATGCTTGTCGACGCATTTGATGGCACATCGTTCGAACTCCGCTGTGTATTTAGCTATATCGTTTTCCGACGGGTTCGACCCCATCTAGAAAGAATCACAAAAaccaaagaaataaaaacatccgCTCTCCGCTTTTCGTCGAATCACACATTCGATCCGTACCTTGTCTTTGATTGTATCATTGCAATCCATTACACAACGCTGCAGCCGGCTGTTGAAGGAGTTGATCTCCGTTTCCACATGCTGCTGGGCTCGCTGGGCAGGGATGGAGCAGCGTTCGACGCACTGCTGTACGGTGTCCATCGAAGAAGCCTGATCCTTGCAGCATCTTGCCGCACAATCGTGCATATCGGCCTTAAAAAAACGTAAAGGTGTTATCTTGTATTCGGCAATACCCGGCCCACGGAGTGATCGAGATATTTACTTGCATTTTCCGTAGAACATTTCGATCAAGATCATCCAACTGTTTGGTGATCTCCATCTCAATGCGCTGCTTCTGTTGCTCGATCATTTCGGTAGATTCTGTGGTAGATTAAATTATGTACTTTTATCGCACTATCAACAATTCGTTCACCGTGGTTGTGAATTTCGAGATCCTTGCAATTGACGTTTGTGTTGCGTCATGATGTAAACAGGCGAAAACATATGCCTGCGCGCTTGGAATGATTCGATTATTTAGTCCATTAAAAAACTATATATTTGCTGGAGCTAGGAACAAAAACCGAATGGAATTTTTGAGGAATGTGTGATccaaaaatatttcatttcgaATTTTATAAACCAACTTTCTGTTGCCTGTCATGCTGGATCACCACGTGGGCCAGCTGATTTCGCCTCTGACGTCACGCACATGGTTTCATGTGCGCTtgattgatgattgtttaTCGAACATATTAGCCCATATAACCGATcggaaatattaaaaatgagTATTTTGACTAATCAGCAAGAAATATGCCTATTTTTAATGAAACACACCTCAAATAAATCAtcttttgttgatttttgctAGCTTGTGACAGTGGCGAATTTTCGCCGCAATTGTCATCCCCGTTCGaacgcacacaaacgcacacctGCAAACCGACCGGAGCAGGTTCACACATCTACATCCACAGCACCGCGTAGACGACGGCGACAAGTTTCGGAAAGCGGCTGCAGCCgtcgacaacgacgacgaccacgacgtTGAGAGCTAAGccgtgaagaagaaaagcagcacaCGCACAGAGTGGCAGTCAGGCCCCAAGAGTCTCTCGGTTTTCCTTCCTCGGTGTCTcggtttttgggttttttccgtttttttcttccgttccTAACGTATACTTCCCGGTGGGAAATTGAAAGCCCTCCTCGTTCCACACAGAACTGCCATTTACAACGCGTCGGaaccaaggtatgtagatatagaaggtagagttatttagagcaaattgacatttctcgacctgacataacagttccgtggtgatcaaggggaagggtattgagaagagtgacggcagcatcggaggaggcgccggtggtggtatcgcttgcgattttttgacgaaaaatgcaaccaaatatcgtcaatcgtctgtgggacaacacttaatatgcgaagatgacccataaataagcgaaattgctcaaaggactgagaatcgaggctgtttcttcatgttggtagccccataccatatgtttttgtaaacaaactctgacataactcgactaaaatgtcgccctgtcaaatcgataaaaatccaccttctaaatacatacaccttggtcgGAACGGAAAAGCGGCGACACACACCGCATTGCATCCACACATCGGTTCCCAGTGTGTCGCTACCCGGCGCTTTGAAAGAATACGCTTTTTTACCCTTAAATCCCcctgtgtggctgtgtgacGGGACAGAGAAGAAAGACAagagaccaccaccaccactactagaAAGCAGGGAACGACTCGCGCTTTCCCAAAAGCCAGTGGCGGAAactagtgaaaaaaaaaagatcgcaAGGAGTGATAGATAAGGTGGCCATTTTCGTGAACGCACACCCACCGGCCGAGAGTTTTGGTCCACAGTAAGAGCAGGTGTATAATCATAGTAGGTAATCTAGTAAGCTAGATTCCTCCGGCAAGTCGTTCCCCATGGTGGTATGAgcgaatggtgtgtgtgtgcggggaaAGGACGCAACACACgtttcacatacacacacgcactcgatCGCCGAGACGGCggaacagcatcagcagcgctTCCGGATCAGCTTGTGTGTCGCGTGTCGATTAGACGTGGAGGGCCGAGCGTCACCTTCGCCCGTGTCGAACCGTCCTCACCGGCCGGGCAGagtggccagcagcagcaggagcaccAGCTGTGATATCGTATTTGCTGTCCTTGCAGCGGCAAGCTGGAGCAGTCTCAGGAGCAGTGTAAAACCATGTTTTATCCACTGGTAAGTACGCGTGCGGCATCCTCGTGTTCAATATAGAAGCACCCCAACTGGTGGGGGGCAGCTTTACCAATCCTAACCTTTATTACACGTGAAAAGAGCATGCATTTCTCATCGCATTGGGCAGTGGTGTGTGGGGCAAAGAATTGTCACCAGCCATTCATTCATCCGGTTCCGTGTGTGGTTTGTCGCAATTTTTGATGGGATAGTGAAgctttttttcgctccctttttttttgttcacttcGGCTGCGGTGTGGTGTCCGTGCCCGCTGCTAGACACACCGTGTAACGCGGCGTGCATGTGCGTGTGCGGTTTGGTGGCTGCCGGTTCGCGATTACGACAGCGAACCATCGGCAtctatgggtgtgtgtgcgtcactTGTCAGTTGGCCGGCGAACAACACTGCCCCGGTATGCGTGAAGTCGCATAATCTTGCACACACcgacgagagaaaaaaaaagcggagcGTGCGGGTGCAGGAAAATGTGGTTTCGCGAAATGTAGTGGGTCACATTGAAACTGGGACTGGGATTGTGAGTTTTATCGTGTGTTGAACAATTCCGAGCCTGAGTGGTGAGTCAATTTAtctttggtgttttttttcattatccTGAAATTGTGGTGCTAAGCAAGAGATTTTTAATATTGTGCACGAATATGGTACTTGAAGCCGTGTGGTAATGGCAACCCATCCCCACTTGCTCTGATCTGTGTCCCACGTCATGTGTAACAGACTGTCAAAATCGCGAACGCAGTAGCGCAACAGCGAACGGCAGAAAGAAAGACAGacacaccagcaacaacaaaaaaaaacccttgcgAATATTACGCTCGTTGCGAGCAGGCAGCAGGCCCCACTGGCTGGCACTATAGTAGTGGTGTGCGAAACacgggcaaagaaaaaatcgaaGCCTGCCTTCCCTTACATTGCCAAAATTTGGCCCGTTCGTTGCGGACCAGCGCGGCTTCCGCttggtgtgtggtgttgtgtgttgccgctgctgctgtgcatCTTGTAAAGCTGTTCTCTCGTTCCTCCGTGCCGTGGTTTGTGCCCTTCATCGGTTcacaggagcagcagcagaacgatTCACCAACCTCCGCCCCCTGGTGCGCCAACCGGGTGTCCGGGATATCTTTCTTTCCGTAGGGTAGATATGCCTGAAAGTAACTTCTACTGGTGGCTGGCTGCGGGTAGGTGTAATAGTGGAGCATCTTTGGTCCGCCCCAGTCCCCCGGGACACGGACTCGTtttttggaagtttttttttctctttcctctCATTTCACTCCTAACGAATCattttagtttctttttttccaccgtttCCTTTACACTCTGTTTCGTCGTGTGTGTCGAGgggtgtgcaaaaaaaaggggagggggggggggtgctcGCGCGATTCGCGAATTTTTGGCAATGTGATCGATTTTGTGTGGGGCCAGCAGCtctagggttttttttgattgggcgaaaagaaagcaaagagGAGGTGGTGGAGAGAGCGAGCTGGATTTCGACGTTCGCCAAAATCTGCgaatggacacacacacacgggggaatgcacacaccaacacagacCCATCCATACATTACGCGTACGACGGGGGGGATGAAGGTGGTGAATATAGAGAGCTAAAAGATTGATTCCGCGAGTGGCGATTTTATGTGgctagagaagaaaaaatgtacaaaGAAAGGGTCAAACATGCAGCATagcaacacagcaacaaaagaTTTCGTCTCACGGAGTAGGGCCACAAGcagagcagtagcagcagtagcacatTCCCAGTAGGCTAGATTTGATTTTTGGATTGGAAGGTGTTTTTCCATAagagaatgattttttttttgttcaatctCAACACTCTAGTTCTCACTCCCCCCACGGTGGTTGGGTAGCAATCGGACCAACGGGATGACACACCGAAAAGCATATCCAaccacccaaacacacacacacaactcggTTACCGGTGTAGTTAATTTTTGGACGATAAATTCATTATCGTTCCGTGGGTCGTGCCATGGTTCTTTTTCTCTATTGCATTCCTCTACCCACGTTCATAAATATTACCTACAatgcctccaccaccaccacatcaTGGCACACACGCATGAGAGAGACGCATCTTTCCATCCCACAagtcatccttttttttataaattctcCGTTCCACCCTTTGCATCATTGCGCCCGTGTCCCTCGCACTGACTCCAGCGACGAACAGAGTTCTAAATTGGTCGCTGTCGCTGCTGCTCCTCTTCAACATATTCTTGCTTTACCTTTTTTCCATCTTTTATGCTTTCGCTTtccgtcaccaccaccaccatcaccacctacCGTCTTGGCCTGGTATCTGCCTTTTCTCGTTTTCCTTTCGAATGGCCGTGGCCTTCCTTCGGGGATTCTTCTTTCGTTGCTGCGGGAGGAGTGAGTGATGGAATTTACTGTAGCCCTGTTTGATTCTTACCTCGGTTTgggataaaaatattattcagaGAGACAAACAAATAAGGAAAAGTAGTTCATTATTAAAAATGCCTCCCATATCCTTCTGTAGTCGAACGGTGCTGAGACTAACTGTTTATCTTtggtttaatttcttttttttttatttgtgattTTATTTCAGCAATCCCAGTTCGAGGATGGTGTAATTGAGCTAACGCGTTCGGAAATGCTGCAGCAAGAACACCCGCTGGCACTGGCAGACAACAAACATTTTGTCGTGTCGTTGTCCCTGGGCAATACGCTGATCAATCTCAACAAAATCAAATGTCCGCAATGCCGGAAGGTAGGTGGTTCAACTAATAAAACCAGTCCATTTTCACCTGCTGTACCATACTACCACCCGTCCGGAAAGGGGATAGTTGCTCGGGTTGTTAGGAAGGATCATCTTCATGCTTTTTGTACACACATAGCACATCTCACATGATCTGCAGCGGGGTTGTTAGTGGCAATGTATAGCATTTTGTGCGCTGCGCCTTAATGCCGCCGAACATACAGCTAGGAGAACAAGTTTTCCCGCTACCCAGTACCGATTTACTGATCCTGCTCTGCTCTATTCCTTGTCGTTCGCTGTGATGTATCTGGACTTTACGATGAGAAGGAAAAGATAcggacccacacacacacacggagccTGGAAAgggattttaaaaataacaaaacctgTTCCTGATCCACGGCTCGTCGTCGGCGTATTACTCTTTTCACGCTCATCCATCGGCGTATGTTTACCTTTACCATCTTCTCGTATTGGATACGaagtgtggtgtggtggtgtggtacAAAGGGAAGCGATCAAACACGATCGATGTGCAGCCAGAGGCAGCAAGATCGACGCAACACACAACGTAATGTAATcctttccctgtttttttcttaacgCGTCACAAATTCCCTTAAGAATTAATGCTGCTTGAGCTTAATGTGAAACAGATTTTACTTTCCTTGTTAAAATCTTGCTTTGGGACCTTTGAataattttcgttttttttttaatctcttCCTCAGCGTTTTGATACAATGGAGGAGATGGAACAGCACCGGACCAAGCATTTGACGGAGAACAAGTTTAAATGCGAGATTTGTAGCAAAGAATTTCCCAGCCATAGTTCCATGTGGAAACACACCAAGGCCCACACCGGTGAACGTAAGTCCGCCCTACCAACCATGAAATTTACCTTCTATCTATACACACCTTCCTCCTTTAACCGCCCAGGTCCTTTCGTGTGTCAAATTTGCAACAAAGGCTTCACCCAGCTGGCCAACCTTCAACGACATGATCTCGTCCACAATGGTGAGTTAGATGCGTGGTAATTGAGATTTGGTAACTTCCAAACAGCAGCAcccatttttgtgtgtgtgtgttttgaatgcATTAGCGTGACGACAACTTTTCACAGCATTTCGCAAAGATAACATTTTGACGACATTATAATGTTTGGTTCATTCTGAAGCCTAATGCATTCACACAGATAAGCGAGCCACCAGCTCAGCATAGCTGAGAATCGCTTTCTACAAACGCTTCATTAATTACTCCCTGCTTTTTCTGTTCCAGGACTTAAGCCGTTCAAGTGTCCGATTtgtgaaaaatgtttcacGCAACAGGCCAACATGCTGAAACATCAACTTCTTCATACCGGTAAGCTCGAATATCCCGTTGCTGATACTGTTTGCGCTTGTCACCTAAAGAGAGGACATTCTCTCCCGATACTCGTACACTGTTCAATGATGACTACTTACACAGCATGGTCACAATTTAACATTGATGACGCACAATAGTTTGGTTCATTCTGATGCATATAGTGTACGATCAAAGGGGGGGATAGGGTCCTTCGTTCCATTGCTTTCCCTATGTTTTTTGTCCAGcgcttttctttccatttctctacatctctctctctatattgTATCATCTTCAATTGCAGGACTTAAACCATACAAATGTCCCGTGTGCGACAAAGCATTCTCGCAACATGCAAACATGGTCAAACATCAAATGCTTCATACAGGTTAGCAGCCAACGCAGTTTAGTTCTTTCTGCCGTATTTTTTCAACATTCATTTAGTGTAGATATTTTTTGATAAATCGCAATTATAAGTAGAAAAGACTCACAAGTTGTACGGGACGCTACTGTATACAAGTTGTGTGAACGTTC
It contains:
- the LOC118513042 gene encoding dnaJ homolog subfamily A member 1-like, which gives rise to MVKETGFYDVLGVKPGCSPEDLKKAYRKLAMKYHPDKNPNEGERFKQISMAYEVLSDPEKKAIYDEGGEAAIKQGGAGGGGFHSPMDIFDVLINGGMGSRREQRGQDLVHRLFVTLEELYSGATRKLSLQKSVICDGCDGIGGKKGTVHKCAPCNGTGIVTKVHHIMPGFMQHNKVPCRACQGQGEVFDEKHKCKKCDGQKKVRDKKILDVHIEKGMQNGQKITFNGEGDQEPGLQPGDIVITLAEKTHPVFRRSGKDLLMEMRLELSEALCGFQKVITTLDNRSLVITSQPGEVIKHSAFKCIMDEGMPQWKNPFEKGRLIIQFRVVFPDSLPGDAAKLLEQCLPPKPAEEIPQDVEMVELVELDPEHTNRNQYKNAYEEDEEDGGTPGVRIQQCSTS
- the LOC118513044 gene encoding retinol dehydrogenase 13-like encodes the protein MSIFRNKLILTGSAIGTLLGGVVLLKDRMQGAVFEKNVRADGKVVIITGANTGIGKETAHYLARRGAHVYMACRDMKKCEEAREEIVLDTRNPLVYCRECDLASMQSIRQFVKQFKSEQQRLDILINNAGVMRCPRTLTKEGIELQLGVNHMGHFLLTNLLLDTLKLSAPSRIVVVSSLAHTRGQIALDDLNSTKSYDEAKAYEQSKLANVLFTRELARRLEGTGVTVNALHPGIVDTELMRHMGIFNSWFSGLFVRPFVWPFLKSPLYGAQTTVYAALDPDLEKVSGQYFSDCAPKEVAEQAKDDRVAKWLWAVSEKWTGTLTGTAAVS
- the LOC118513045 gene encoding protein FAM136A — translated: MIEQQKQRIEMEITKQLDDLDRNVLRKMQADMHDCAARCCKDQASSMDTVQQCVERCSIPAQRAQQHVETEINSFNSRLQRCVMDCNDTIKDKMGSNPSENDIAKYTAEFERCAIKCVDKHVAILPNMFSSMRKVLQSRSSS